The genomic window AGTAAGTACAGGACTTTCCTGTAAATTTGGTATAATTACCTCTTCTTTTACTGATGAAAGCAATGTGTGAGGTAAAAATACTAGACCTGCAGTCAATATACCCGCAGCTTCTAGAAATCTTCGACGGCTTAAATTATTTTCCATAATTAATAGTTTTATAGTTATGTTTATTATATGATAAGACACTACATTTTCTATCACATCCTTAATATTATTTCACAAAATTTTAATACATAGGTATTTTATTTTTTCCCGAGGAATTGTTTCAATTGTCCTGCTGATTGTTCAAAAGCAGCGCGAGTGGCCGGAAGTGTTGCAAGAGCATTCAATAAACCAAAATCGTGAATCATACCGTTGTAACGCGTTGTAGTAACCTGAACACCTGCCTCGTTAAGCTTACGCCCAAAAGCTTCTCCTTCATCTCGTAAAACATCATTTTCCGCTACAATGATTAAGCTCGGCGGTAAACCGCTTAACTGTTCGGTAGTAGCCTGTAGTGGAGAGGCATGGATATCTTTCCTCTTGGATGGATCTGGAATGTAAAAATCATACATCCATTTCATTAAAGAGGTACTTAAAAAACGATCCTTTCCAAATTTCTGATACGATTCAGTTTCAAAATCTGCGGCCACTATCGGCCACATCATTACTAAGCCCTTAATCTCTGGTCCTTTCTTTTCCTTAGCCATTAAAGCGGTCACTGCAGTCATATTACCTCCTACACTATTTCCAACTACTGCCAGATTTTTTCCATCTACATTGATTTCATCTCCATGTTCTGAAACCCATTTTGTGGCTGCATAAATCTCATTAATCGCAACAGGATACTGCGCTTCGGGCGTTCGTGTGTAGTTCACAAATACTCCTGAGAAACCTGTCAAAACAACCAGGTCACGAACCATTCGCTCGTGCGTAGGAAAATCACCCAAAATCCAGCCTCCGCCGTGAATAAAGATAAATACTGGCAATTTATCTGTGACTCCTTTAGGGCGTACAATATTCAAACTTACCGTATGGCCGTCCTGTGTAATGGTTTTCTCGGAAACTTCAATCCCGGAAAGATCTACTTTAACAGAGGCCTGTGCATCTACCAAAACTTGTTTAGCAGCTTTAGGTTCTAATTTTTCCAATGGAGTTCCTCCACTGTTTAATTTTACTAAAAAAGCTCTGACATCTTTATCAAGATGAGGATCAGTAGCAAAGTCTATAAGAGTATTCATAATATTAACTTTTAATTCGTTTGTAAAAAAACAACACTATAGGTTTAATTTCGTTATACATTTATAATGCTGGCCTTAACAAAATTGCAAAAGTTATTGATTTCTATGGTAGTCTATTTTTCCTTATCTGTTAACAATTTTTCCAAAAAATGAGTTATACTTCAAAAACATGATCTATGTTGTTTCTAAATGCAATCAACCCTCCATATTTCTTTATATATGTATCTAAAAAATATCGAAGCTATTCCTCTTTTAAGTTTTGCCGAATTCTTAACTAACATAACATACTTGGTATGTTCACATAGAAATCTATTGACTATTAATTAAAAGTTTCCTTGCGGAATCTGAAGCTATGATCAAACCACCAGCTAACATTATAATATCTTTAATAACCAGCCTTCCTTTCCCTGCTAAATAAGGAAAACCATATTGTTCACTACCAATGTTTGGTACGTAAGCTTCAGGAGTGGTTATAAGAAATGAAAGAGTCACCTGGGACATACAGAATATGA from Chryseobacterium wanjuense includes these protein-coding regions:
- a CDS encoding alpha/beta hydrolase, with the protein product MNTLIDFATDPHLDKDVRAFLVKLNSGGTPLEKLEPKAAKQVLVDAQASVKVDLSGIEVSEKTITQDGHTVSLNIVRPKGVTDKLPVFIFIHGGGWILGDFPTHERMVRDLVVLTGFSGVFVNYTRTPEAQYPVAINEIYAATKWVSEHGDEINVDGKNLAVVGNSVGGNMTAVTALMAKEKKGPEIKGLVMMWPIVAADFETESYQKFGKDRFLSTSLMKWMYDFYIPDPSKRKDIHASPLQATTEQLSGLPPSLIIVAENDVLRDEGEAFGRKLNEAGVQVTTTRYNGMIHDFGLLNALATLPATRAAFEQSAGQLKQFLGKK